A portion of the Phyllopteryx taeniolatus isolate TA_2022b chromosome 15, UOR_Ptae_1.2, whole genome shotgun sequence genome contains these proteins:
- the LOC133489827 gene encoding placenta-specific gene 8 protein-like has translation MAVTNQPGRYPASDFQTGLCDFCDDWGTCCYGLWCFPCLSCTIASNMDECCLCGLSMAIRSVYRTRYNINGSLCSDFMANMCCLVCATCQLKRDIDRRKDQGIF, from the exons ATGGCTGTGACCAATCAACCAGGCAGATATCCTGCTTCCGACTTCCAGACCGGCTTGTGCGACTTCTGCGACGATTGGGGAACTT GCTGCTACGGCCTGTGGTGCTTCCCGTGCCTGAGCTGCACCATCGCCAGCAACATGGACGAGTGCTGCCTGTGCGGCCTAAGCATGGCCATCCGCAGCGTCTACCGGACCCGATACAACATCAAC GGTTCCCTGTGTAGCGACTTCATGGCCAACATGTGCTGCCTGGTGTGCGCCACCTGCCAGCTGAAGAGGGACATCGACCGGAGAAAGGACCAAGGCATCTTCTGA